The sequence TGCGGGAAATCGAACGCACCTTGGAAAAGGAGTTGCGCCAGGCCGTGGTGTTCAACAAGCCCATGGATGCGGGGGGGGCGACAAACGAGCCCCCGGAAGGCAGCACGGGTGAGGCGGCGCCTTCGGAACAGGCGTCCTCTGCGGATGGGCCGGAAGCCCCCGCCGCCGGGGAAGAGCAAGCCCCTCCGCCTCCTGAGGTGGTTTCATGACCAGATTGCGCAAAGTGCTTCGCGGGTTGCTCCGCGTGCTTTTTGCCCCCATCTGGCTGCCCTGGCGGGCCATTCGGGGACTGGCCCGCTGGCTGTATCGCACGCGCCGCCGTCTATGGGAAGCCCTCACCGCCGAGCCGGAGGAGCGCCCGTTGCCTGATGTGCTCCAGGCCACCTTTGAGGAGCCCTCCGCGGTGCTTTATCACCTCAACGATTTGCGGCGACACTTGTTGCGCGCGGCGGGGGTATGGGTCTTGATGACGGCGGTGGCCTTTGCCTTCACCCCCCGCCTGATCGACTTCCTCGCTGCGCCCATTGGAGGCATCCATCATTTGCAGGCCATCGAGGTCACAGAGCCGGTCATCGTCTTCGTGCGGGTGGCTTTGCTGGCGGGGTTTGCCTTTTCGCTCCCCTACATCTACTTCGAACTTTACCTCTTCGCCGCTCCCGGGCTGCGCCCCCGTGGCCGCATTCTGGGTCTGTTAGGGATGCCCTTCGTGCTGATCTTTTTCGTGGGTGGGATGGCCTTTGCCTACTATGTCATGCTCCCCGTCG comes from Anaerolineae bacterium and encodes:
- the tatC gene encoding twin-arginine translocase subunit TatC, which gives rise to MTRLRKVLRGLLRVLFAPIWLPWRAIRGLARWLYRTRRRLWEALTAEPEERPLPDVLQATFEEPSAVLYHLNDLRRHLLRAAGVWVLMTAVAFAFTPRLIDFLAAPIGGIHHLQAIEVTEPVIVFVRVALLAGFAFSLPYIYFELYLFAAPGLRPRGRILGLLGMPFVLIFFVGGMAFAYYVMLPVALPFLLNFMGIPTLPRPASYIKFVTSLLFWVGVAFEFPLAIYLLASVGWVRAEDLVRHWRVAVVVIAVLAAVITPTVDPVNMLLVMAPMIVLYLLGIGLARLARL